One Bacillota bacterium genomic window, ATCAGGAATGTTTTCCACGCTGTTGTAAAGCCCAATCAGAGAATAATAGTTCATCAAGCCCCTGTCTACCCATCTACCAAGGTGATAATCCACTCTATGGGGTTAAAGCAGGTCCCCTTAGACTTCAATGACATTAACTCCTTTGACGAAGAACTAATTAAGTCATCAGACTTTGCCCTGATTCAATACTCACGACAGCAGCTCAACGACAGTTATAATATGAAAATTGTGATTGATAGATTAAAGGCGATTAACAAAGATATTATTATTCTTACCGATGATAACTATGTTGCGATGAAAACCGCAAAAATTGGCGCCCAATTAGGGGCGGATGTTTCAGCATTTTCTCTGTTTAAGCTATTAGGCCCTGAGGGTATAGGGTGTGTTGTAGGTTCGCGGAGAATAATTAATAGAATCAAGGAGCTCAATTATTCAGGAGGCAGTCAAGTTCAGGGGGCCGAGGCGATGGAGGCGCTGAGAGCATTGGTCTATGCGCCAGTAGCCTTGGCTATTCAAGCGGAGGAAGGCAATAAGATTGTGGACAGGTTGAAATCTGGCGAGGTGTCGGGAGTCAAAACCGCGTACATCGCCAATGCCCAATCACGAGTTATTCTGGTGGAATTTGAGCGGCCTGTGGCAAAGAAAGTGCTACAGAATTGTAATCAGCTTGGTGGCGCGCCTCATCCCGTGGGGGCTGAGTCTAAATACGAAGTGACTGCTATGTTCTATCGGGTCTCTGGTACTTTTTTGGAAAAAGACCCCGGCCTTGCAGATCGGATGATTAGGATTAACCCCATGCGTGCAGGGGCGGACACAGTGATAAGAGTTCTAAGCGAGGCCTTGGAGCAGTTAGGTGTGTGTTAATTACAATATCCCGTTAATGAGAGGTAGGTTGAATGTATATACAAACTGTGCAGGGTTGGAAAGAAGCTGATGAGCTTGGCAAAACCTACTGCCATGAACATTTGCAACTAGATCTATCTGGCCAAAAGCAGGACCCGGACACCAACTTCGACGACCTAGAGGCAGTGATCGCGGAGTGCTCGCGTCTGGCCGACCGGGGTCTTGGCGCGCTGGTGGAAGTGACCAATCGGGGCATGGGCCGCAATGTGGCGGCAATGCAGCGGGTAAGCAGTGAGACCGGTATCCATGTAATTGCTTCCACCGGATTTTACAAAGAACCGTATCTGCCAGACTATTTCTATACTGAGACAGAGGCGGCCCTGGTCAGAATGTTGCTCACCGATATCCTGGAAGGGATGGACGGCACTGGTGTGAGGGCCCATGTCATAGGCGAGGTGGGCACCAGCAGAGATCAGATCACTGACGAAGAGCGCCGGCTCTTCCGGGTGGCTGCTGCTGCTCATTGTGAGACGGGGCATCCTGTCTACACTCATACCACCCTGGGCACAATGGCCCTGGAGCAGCTGGCCCTGTTGAAGGAGCGGGGAGTGGACCTGACCCGGGTGGCAATTGGCCACTTGGACTTAGCTTGCGACCGGGAGTACCATCTCCGGATTGCCGATCAGGGATGCTTTCTTGCCTTTGATACCATTGGCAAGCTCAATTACGAGCGTGATGAAGCCCGGGCTGAGCATCTGCGAGCCCTGTTTGACCGCGGCCATGGCGGGCAGATTCTCCTGTCCCAGGATGTTACTCGCAAATCTCATTTGGAGAAGAACGGCGGCATTGGCTACAGTTATCTGCTGGATAAATTCGTGCCGCTGTTGCAGGAATACAGGTTTACCGACAGCGACTTGGAGCAGGTGCTTGTCACCAACCCGGGTAAATTCCTGGCCGTGAGCAGGTGATGCAGCATCCTCTGCTAACGGGCTGACCATCGACCGGGTACAGCAATGCAGTGGTGGATATTAGTCGAACGAGGTTTTGAGTTCCATTGACAGATAGGTGGTGACAGTGAATGTTTCTGGAAGCGACAATGAAGAGAAATCCCCGGCTGATGGAGGCAGCGGTTAGACTGCACCGGGATGGGCATATCCGGCCCAACACCTATGTCATCGACATGGATGCCCTGCGCCAGAATGTGCGGGGACTGGTGCAGGCTGCGCGGCAGTCCGGGCTTGAACTATATATGATGACCAAGCAGGTGGGGCGGAATCCGGCAATTGCCCAGGAGATTGCCGCCTGTGGGATCGAAAAGGCCGTGGCCGTGGACCCTTGGGAGGCATTGACACTGGCTAAGGCAGGCATTCGGCTTGGTAACGTTGGCCATCTGGTGCAAATTCCCTCCGGCATGCTGCGGGAGATTATTACCCAGCGGCCGGAGGTAATTACCCTTTTTTCTGTAGCCAAGGCCAGGGAAGTGAGCGCTGTTGCCGCCGAACTGGGGGTTACGCAGAAGGTCCTGATGAAGGTTGTCGGCCCTGAAGACATGATTTATGAGGGGCAGACCGGCGGTTTCCCGGAGGCGGAGCTTGTGGCTGCGGCCCAGGAGATTGGCGCCCTGCCCAACCTCCAGATTGCCGGGGTGACGGCGTTCCCCTGTCTACTCTATGATGCCGAGGCAGCGGAATTTGCCAAGACACCCAACTTCGCCACCGTACTTAGGGCGGCGGAAAGCCTGCGCCAGGAATTGAATCTGGAGATTGAGCAGGTCAACACTCCCAGCGGCACATCGATTGCCACGCTGCCCATTCTGGCGGAAACAGGCGCTACCCACGGTGAGCCCGGCCATTCTTTTACCGGCACAACCCCCTCCCATGCCAATCGGGATTTGCCGGAGTTGCCGGCAATGGTCTATGTGACCGAGGTCTCCCATATCTACGACAATCTGGCATATGTTTATGGCGGCGGCTTCTATCGACGCTCAAATATGAGGCAGGCGGCTGTGGGAAAAGGATGGCCGGAAATGGCCGCTAATATCCTTGCGGTGCGAGAGATTGCCCCCGAGGCCATCGATTACCATGGCGTGCTCAGTCTGGAGTCGGGACGTGCCCAGGTGGGCGATACCGCTATCTATTCCTTCCGCACCCAGATTTTTGTCACCCGGGCGGAGGTGGCCCTGGTGTACGGAATCAGCAAGGGAGAGCCGAAGCTTGCGGGGATTTACGACAGTCTGGGTAGGGAAAGCCAATGGTAAAGAAGCGAGTGCTATTATTGGTTGTCGACAGTCTTGGCGTCGGCCATATGGCTGATGTCCGGGAGGTTCGCCCCCAGGACGAGGGCGCCAATACCCTGGGCCACATTCTCGAACAGCTGCCCAATCTGCGAATCCCCAATCTGCTAGCGCTGGGCGCCGGTAAATTGCTTGGGGACAACACGCCGGCGCGGGGTGTCTACGGAAAGTTGAACTTGCAGCATCAGGGCGCCGACAGCTATATGGGTCACCAGGAGCTGATGGGATCCCGGCCCCAAAAGCCACTACTCGTGCCCTTTGAAAATGTAATTGATGAAGTGAAGGCCGGCCTGGAGGCAGCCGGTTTTACGGCCGAGATTCCCGAACCCCAATTACCCTACCTGCTGGTGGAGGGTTTGGTGGTCGTGGCGGACAATATCGAGACCGATTACGGACAAATCTATAATGTCTCGGCGTCGCTGACCGAGATTAGCTTCGAACATGTGCTGGCGATTGGACGCAAGGTCCGAGAGCTGGTCCAGGTGAACCGGGTAATTGCCCTGGGCGGTATGGTCAGCCCGGAGCAGCTAAGGGCAAGCATTGAGCGGCGGGATGATGGCTTGGTCGGTGTGAACTCGCCTCGCTCCGGCGTCTATGGGTCCGGCTACCGGGTCCGGCATCTGGGGCTGGGGATTGACCCCTCCCAACAGCTGCCGGCCCTGCTGGCGGAAAAAGGTTGCCAGGTCAGCCTGATAGGTAAGATGCAGGATGTGATCGAGGCGGAGCAGGCACAAAAGCTTCCGGCGGTGGAGACGGATTTGGTTCTGTCCTTGGCGGAGGAACAATTTCAGGCTATTGAGTGCGGTTTAGTGGCGGCCACGGTCCAGGAGACAGACCTGGCCGGCCATGCCCAGGATGTGGAGCGCTATGGACGCAAGCTGGAGCTGGTGGACGTTTTTCTCGGCAGGTTTATGGAGCAGATGAATGCAGGCGATGCGCTCTTTGTGACCGGCGACCACGGCAACGACCCGACCATCGGCCACAGCCAGCACACCCGGGAGAAGACACCGCTATTGGCATATAGCACACAGTTCCGGGCGGCAGGCATCGGCGAGCGGACGACCCTCTCGGATATAGCGGCAACAATTGCCGCATACTTCGCCAGTAGGCCCCCGGCCAACGGCAGGAGCTTCCTCGGCGATATAACGTAAAATATTAACGGGCGGCCACTGGCCGCCCGTTAATATTGTTAATCTATATCTTCCTCAAAGAACACTTGTATCTGAACATAGTCAGGATCGTTATACCACAAATCTGTTTCAATCATTACCGCAAATCCATTCCACAACCAGTTGCCGCCAATTCCATGCCAGGTTTCCACCATTTCAAAACTACCTTGGGCCTCGGCTACTTCCAGATAGTAATCGATTACTTCTTCCCGGGTGGTTCCGCCGGGAGCAACAAGTGTCCAGCCCGGATAATCACTGTTCCAAGGTGGCTCATGCCAGGCAGCGTCCACTGCAGAACCGGGGTATGCCAGCCAGGGGTCTGGTAATTCATCAGCGGCGTCCGCCTGATACCCTTCAGGCAAGCCGTCGGCATGACCATTATCACCATTACCGTTGTCGTCATCGACAGGTCCAGGTTCATTTACACCGTTATCTACACCGTTATCAGGCCCATCAGCATCATTGCCATCATCCACCGGAGCGCCGCCACACCCTACAGCCAACACAAGCACTAGCAAAATAAGGCCCGCGACATATAATCTACGCTTATACATAGCCCATTCCTCCTAAATCAAGATTATATCATCATTATTAGATTTCTCGTTTAATTATCAAAACCCTTTTAATTAATAATTTTATGAACCTTTGTTGCTGCATTGGCCACCACTGGCGACTACTCTAATTCTTATAAGAAAACAGTGTTATCTCTTTAGGTAAGCTCTTCGCGTAGCGGCTTGGCTATTCCTGGCTAAACAATTGCACAACAAATTCATCTTCTGT contains:
- a CDS encoding aminotransferase class V-fold PLP-dependent enzyme; the protein is MRTYPLHSIDVEQAKQLQFKLVDVIHRNFSGEEFLQAGDYGVVPGLGKPQQTVKVEKVLADFFDCEAAILVRGAGTGAIRNVFHAVVKPNQRIIVHQAPVYPSTKVIIHSMGLKQVPLDFNDINSFDEELIKSSDFALIQYSRQQLNDSYNMKIVIDRLKAINKDIIILTDDNYVAMKTAKIGAQLGADVSAFSLFKLLGPEGIGCVVGSRRIINRIKELNYSGGSQVQGAEAMEALRALVYAPVALAIQAEEGNKIVDRLKSGEVSGVKTAYIANAQSRVILVEFERPVAKKVLQNCNQLGGAPHPVGAESKYEVTAMFYRVSGTFLEKDPGLADRMIRINPMRAGADTVIRVLSEALEQLGVC
- a CDS encoding phosphotriesterase-related protein, with the translated sequence MYIQTVQGWKEADELGKTYCHEHLQLDLSGQKQDPDTNFDDLEAVIAECSRLADRGLGALVEVTNRGMGRNVAAMQRVSSETGIHVIASTGFYKEPYLPDYFYTETEAALVRMLLTDILEGMDGTGVRAHVIGEVGTSRDQITDEERRLFRVAAAAHCETGHPVYTHTTLGTMALEQLALLKERGVDLTRVAIGHLDLACDREYHLRIADQGCFLAFDTIGKLNYERDEARAEHLRALFDRGHGGQILLSQDVTRKSHLEKNGGIGYSYLLDKFVPLLQEYRFTDSDLEQVLVTNPGKFLAVSR
- a CDS encoding YhfX family PLP-dependent enzyme — translated: MFLEATMKRNPRLMEAAVRLHRDGHIRPNTYVIDMDALRQNVRGLVQAARQSGLELYMMTKQVGRNPAIAQEIAACGIEKAVAVDPWEALTLAKAGIRLGNVGHLVQIPSGMLREIITQRPEVITLFSVAKAREVSAVAAELGVTQKVLMKVVGPEDMIYEGQTGGFPEAELVAAAQEIGALPNLQIAGVTAFPCLLYDAEAAEFAKTPNFATVLRAAESLRQELNLEIEQVNTPSGTSIATLPILAETGATHGEPGHSFTGTTPSHANRDLPELPAMVYVTEVSHIYDNLAYVYGGGFYRRSNMRQAAVGKGWPEMAANILAVREIAPEAIDYHGVLSLESGRAQVGDTAIYSFRTQIFVTRAEVALVYGISKGEPKLAGIYDSLGRESQW
- a CDS encoding phosphopentomutase, translated to MVKKRVLLLVVDSLGVGHMADVREVRPQDEGANTLGHILEQLPNLRIPNLLALGAGKLLGDNTPARGVYGKLNLQHQGADSYMGHQELMGSRPQKPLLVPFENVIDEVKAGLEAAGFTAEIPEPQLPYLLVEGLVVVADNIETDYGQIYNVSASLTEISFEHVLAIGRKVRELVQVNRVIALGGMVSPEQLRASIERRDDGLVGVNSPRSGVYGSGYRVRHLGLGIDPSQQLPALLAEKGCQVSLIGKMQDVIEAEQAQKLPAVETDLVLSLAEEQFQAIECGLVAATVQETDLAGHAQDVERYGRKLELVDVFLGRFMEQMNAGDALFVTGDHGNDPTIGHSQHTREKTPLLAYSTQFRAAGIGERTTLSDIAATIAAYFASRPPANGRSFLGDIT